The proteins below are encoded in one region of Leptotrichia sp. oral taxon 218:
- a CDS encoding response regulator, with protein sequence MKKLALVVDDTPYIREDIRDILEEMGYEVYEANDGLEALKMYKKVKPQVVTMDINMPNMHGLAATKEISNYDKDAKIMICSTMVMFPNYQKMGIEAGAKSFLSKPFTDEEFVEAFSKLFL encoded by the coding sequence ATGAAAAAATTAGCGTTGGTTGTCGACGACACACCTTACATAAGAGAAGATATAAGAGATATATTAGAAGAAATGGGATATGAAGTTTATGAAGCAAATGATGGACTGGAAGCGTTGAAAATGTATAAAAAGGTAAAACCGCAAGTTGTAACAATGGATATAAATATGCCAAATATGCACGGTCTTGCAGCTACAAAAGAAATTTCAAATTATGACAAAGATGCAAAAATAATGATTTGCAGCACAATGGTAATGTTTCCAAATTATCAAAAAATGGGAATTGAAGCTGGAGCTAAGTCATTTTTATCAAAACCGTTTACTGACGAAGAGTTTGTGGAAGCATTTTCGAAATTATTTTTATAA
- a CDS encoding HAD family hydrolase — protein MYKAVVSDLDGTLLNEKHKVSPYTKETIELLLKKDIKFYIATGRSYLGAKEIMEEIGLKIPLITSNGARILDESGTEIYVNNLARKYVEKLLAINYKSFGSDIILNGYSGNNWYVTEDAKAYFYAQKPERKLYPEQISFEDFSKKNFSKMFFLGDHEKLLELEKEVKRVTNDETNIVFVNERSLEIFSKTCDKAVAANFLLRKDGLTLKDAVSFGDGVNDYDLITQTGLGFAMENSIYRLLEKLSDTEIIESNKSDGMAKKVREIFNL, from the coding sequence ATGTACAAAGCTGTTGTCAGTGATTTGGATGGGACACTTTTGAATGAAAAGCACAAAGTTAGTCCATATACAAAGGAAACCATTGAGCTACTATTAAAAAAAGATATAAAATTCTACATTGCGACTGGAAGAAGTTATCTTGGTGCAAAGGAAATTATGGAAGAAATTGGATTAAAAATTCCATTAATTACATCAAATGGAGCAAGAATCTTGGATGAATCTGGAACTGAAATTTATGTGAATAATCTTGCAAGAAAATATGTTGAAAAATTACTTGCAATAAATTACAAATCTTTTGGAAGTGACATTATTTTAAATGGATATTCAGGTAACAATTGGTATGTGACTGAAGATGCAAAAGCTTACTTTTATGCGCAAAAACCAGAGAGAAAACTATATCCAGAACAAATTTCTTTTGAAGATTTTAGCAAAAAAAATTTTTCAAAAATGTTTTTTTTAGGAGACCATGAAAAATTACTGGAATTGGAAAAAGAAGTTAAACGAGTTACAAATGATGAAACAAATATCGTTTTTGTAAATGAAAGAAGTTTAGAAATTTTTTCAAAAACTTGTGATAAAGCTGTTGCGGCTAATTTTTTATTACGAAAAGATGGGCTAACATTGAAAGATGCGGTGTCTTTTGGAGATGGAGTCAATGATTACGATTTAATCACGCAGACAGGGCTTGGATTTGCGATGGAAAATTCCATTTACAGATTGCTTGAAAAACTTTCTGATACAGAGATTATTGAAAGTAATAAGAGTGATGGAATGGCTAAAAAAGTTCGAGAAATATTTAATTTGTAA
- the spoVG gene encoding septation regulator SpoVG, translating into MKVTDVRIRIGKKPEVANDRLKAHVDITFEDSFVIHGLKIIDGQNGLFVAMPSRKMPNGEFKDIVHPITPELRQEITKVILDKFEEESNKAEK; encoded by the coding sequence ATGAAAGTTACAGATGTTCGTATTAGAATTGGGAAAAAACCTGAAGTTGCAAATGATAGACTAAAGGCACATGTTGACATTACTTTTGAAGATAGCTTTGTTATCCACGGTTTAAAAATAATTGATGGTCAAAACGGATTATTTGTGGCAATGCCTTCAAGAAAGATGCCAAATGGAGAATTTAAAGATATAGTTCATCCTATAACTCCCGAATTACGGCAAGAAATAACAAAAGTTATACTTGATAAATTTGAAGAAGAAAGTAATAAAGCAGAAAAATAA
- a CDS encoding YwaF family protein: MYNFSYFSPIHIETFVVSALFCTLLLFIPKIFKKIDLKKYSVFLGYFLLFFKVVDSVYRVIYQKEPIHNVMLVHLCNFVAIFAAFYLIFRTKYLYNIVYYLSFGPFLALVLPGITNYFNNYYVYIFMIMHALIVFTVVFGAKYLDGEPTKKGLFQSIITLLIIFLYAAFYNFLFKDINAMFLREYIEPRIFGFIKPFWIYRIVLISGMILLEILLYLLSKIKVKNEFD, encoded by the coding sequence ATGTATAATTTTAGTTATTTTAGTCCAATTCATATAGAAACATTTGTTGTTTCAGCGTTATTTTGCACTTTATTGCTTTTTATTCCCAAAATTTTTAAAAAAATTGATTTAAAAAAATATTCGGTATTTTTGGGATATTTTTTGTTGTTTTTTAAAGTTGTTGATTCAGTTTATCGGGTAATTTACCAAAAAGAGCCAATCCATAATGTGATGCTTGTCCATCTTTGCAACTTTGTGGCAATTTTTGCTGCCTTTTATCTAATTTTTAGGACAAAATATTTATATAATATCGTCTATTATTTGTCTTTTGGTCCTTTTTTAGCGTTAGTTTTGCCTGGAATTACAAATTATTTTAATAATTATTATGTCTATATTTTTATGATAATGCATGCATTAATTGTTTTTACAGTTGTATTTGGAGCAAAATATTTAGATGGAGAACCTACGAAAAAAGGACTTTTTCAATCTATAATAACTTTACTTATTATATTTTTGTACGCTGCATTTTATAATTTTTTGTTTAAAGATATAAATGCGATGTTTTTGCGAGAATATATTGAACCTAGAATATTTGGATTCATAAAGCCATTTTGGATATATAGAATTGTTTTAATAAGTGGAATGATATTGTTGGAAATATTACTTTATCTTCTTTCAAAAATAAAAGTAAAAAATGAATTTGATTAA
- a CDS encoding RNA-guided endonuclease TnpB family protein yields MYLTLKQQVKHLSKKEFRNLKHLSHIAKNLTNEAIYNIRQYYFNKKKYLSYNENYKMLKNSENYKKLNSNMAQQILKEVDRSFKSFFGLLKLAKNDQYDNKKIKLPKYLAKDGFTTLVIGFVRLKDDILIVPYSNSFRKTHKEIAIKLPPVLKGKKIKEIRIIPKQHSRYFEIQYTYEVEEVQRELNKENALGIDLGIDNLCTCVTNAGVSFIIDGRKLKSINQYYNKINAKLQSIKDKQKIERTTLRQKRIARKRNNRINDYLSKAARIIVNYCLNNDIGKLVLGYNEDFQRNSNIGSINNQNFVNIPYGKLRDKLIYLCKLYGIEFRLQEESYTSKASFFDGDEIPIYDKENSQKYIFSGKRIKRGLYQTSKGYQLNADCNGALNILRKSKVVDLSILYNRGELDMPKRIRVV; encoded by the coding sequence ATGTATTTAACATTAAAACAACAAGTAAAGCATCTTAGTAAAAAGGAGTTTAGGAATTTAAAACATTTATCACATATAGCCAAGAACTTAACTAATGAAGCTATATATAATATTAGACAGTATTATTTTAATAAGAAAAAGTATTTAAGTTATAACGAAAACTATAAAATGCTTAAAAACAGTGAGAACTATAAGAAGTTAAATTCTAATATGGCTCAGCAAATTCTAAAAGAAGTAGACAGAAGTTTCAAATCGTTTTTTGGACTTTTAAAACTTGCTAAGAATGATCAATATGATAATAAAAAAATAAAATTACCTAAATATCTTGCTAAAGATGGTTTTACTACTCTTGTTATAGGTTTTGTAAGATTAAAAGATGATATTCTGATAGTTCCTTATTCAAATTCATTTAGAAAGACACATAAGGAAATCGCAATAAAACTACCACCAGTATTAAAAGGCAAGAAGATAAAAGAGATTAGAATAATACCAAAACAACATTCTAGGTACTTTGAAATTCAATATACTTATGAGGTAGAAGAAGTTCAAAGGGAATTAAATAAAGAAAATGCACTAGGAATTGATTTAGGTATAGATAATCTTTGCACTTGTGTTACAAATGCTGGAGTTTCATTCATAATAGATGGTAGAAAATTAAAATCAATAAATCAATACTATAATAAGATAAATGCAAAATTACAAAGTATAAAAGATAAGCAAAAGATTGAGCGCACAACATTAAGACAAAAGAGAATAGCCAGAAAGAGAAATAATCGTATAAATGATTACCTTTCAAAAGCAGCAAGAATAATTGTAAATTATTGTCTTAATAATGATATAGGAAAACTAGTTCTAGGATATAATGAAGATTTTCAAAGAAATTCAAATATAGGAAGTATAAATAATCAGAACTTTGTAAATATACCGTATGGAAAATTAAGAGATAAATTAATATACCTATGTAAACTATATGGAATAGAATTTAGACTGCAAGAAGAGAGTTATACATCAAAAGCAAGTTTCTTTGATGGAGATGAAATTCCAATATATGATAAAGAAAATTCACAAAAATATATATTCAGTGGAAAAAGAATAAAAAGAGGACTATATCAAACAAGTAAAGGCTATCAATTAAATGCAGATTGTAATGGAGCATTAAACATATTAAGGAAAAGTAAAGTTGTGGATTTAAGTATCCTATACAATAGAGGTGAGCTGGACATGCCTAAAAGAATAAGGGTAGTGTAA
- a CDS encoding MarR family transcriptional regulator has protein sequence MYENFSKHIGKLVCRHGAKPCNKETELLGTLKASITTT, from the coding sequence TTGTACGAAAATTTTAGTAAGCATATAGGGAAACTTGTATGTAGACACGGAGCAAAACCGTGCAACAAAGAAACTGAATTGCTGGGAACTCTTAAAGCTAGTATAACCACAACATAA